The Alosa sapidissima isolate fAloSap1 chromosome 17, fAloSap1.pri, whole genome shotgun sequence DNA segment TAAACTTTTCTTTCAGGTAAGTCTATTCCTGCCATCCTATATGGCCTGTACCCCAAATATCCATGGAAAAGCCATACCAGGGGCATCAAACTGGGGGTAAAAGTGGGACTGATTACCAGGGACCCAAGGGgaagagggcccttgaaaagtctggaatatatgcATGAGGGGGGaacatgggggcccatcaggactgcctgcATAGGGctcaggatcttgtgctacgcccctgcATACCACATGATGCGCCTGTATTCACTTATCATTTCTTTGCTCACATTCTGGGATAGGATACATCTATAGGCCTAAACATCAACatagaacacacatacacatagaattGTAACATTTGCATACACAACTGGAATAATCACTTTTACATGTGTGTGAAATACAGGGATTGGACAATGAAACTCAAACACCTGGTTTTAGACCAGAGTAATTTATTAGTATACAGCATCAATTCGTCTTGGGAATGACAGTGCACAGTggccggagggattttgagccATTCCTCTTGCAGAGTGGGTGGCGCTGGCAGGCCACTACATGATGCTGACAGAGGAAAACATTTCCTGACTATCTTCTATCTCCAACAAACCCCCCAAGTATAACTAAACAATATTAAAATCTGGTGACTGTGCAGGCCATGGGAGATGTTTAATTTCACTTTGATATTCAAACCACTCTGTTCATTTTCAAGCCACTCTGTCATGCTGTGTGTACTGGTGTATCATTGATCATCTTAACACAGCCCCGACTTGAGGGTAATGTTTGAACcattgtataaatatatatactcttttgatcccgtgagggaaatttggtctctgcatttatcccaatccgtgaattagtgaaacactcagcacacagtgaacacacagtgaggtgaagcacacactaatcctggcgcagtgagctgcctgctacaacagaggtgctcggggagcagtgaggggttaggtgccttgctcaagggcacttcagctgctcctactggtcggggttcgaaccggcaaccctccggttacaagtccgaagcactaaccggtaggccacggctgcccccaaattgGGTGCACATGGTCCtccaaaatgttttttaaagtcTCTTTTGGGTTTCTCCACACCATGAAGGTGACAGTGAAGGTGGACTCATTGACGAACAAAACATGTTGGACACTCTCCACAGCCCAATATTTGGCATGAGTGACCAATGGTTTGGCTATAGCAGCCGAACCATGAATATGGACCCTGTGGAGCTCCTGAGGAATAGTTCTGGTGGAGAGTAACGATGCACATTTAATTCTGCAATTAGTTGAGCAGCAGTGGTTTCATGTTGTTTTTTATATAATCTGGGTTGGTACCCAGACATCTCATATGGACTGCTTCCTCTTGCATCCAGTTACTCCTGTTGAAGTTACTTTCGTTCAGCTCTTGATGGACCACAAAGATTTACTGTCCTGGTAACAGATGTGCCAATGAGACACATACCGACAATTTGTCCTCTTTTTGGATGTCTCCCATTATGTTGTGTGGATTGTAATATTTTATGTACTGTCCCTGTATCTGAATCAGTTGAACATGTGGTAAAAGGCACATAATGTAGTGGCACATATGCTAGGTTGATACTGCAGCTGAATTGAATTGTTTCATCATTACTCCAGTGCGCAGAAGATGATGACCAAAACTAGTTGCTTGTAAATCACAACGCTGCACTGTTTCTCTTTGCATCCCTTGTGTTTGACTAGGCCTATGAGCATTTCCTACATGAATCTGCAGTGTATGTAAGGTATCACAGTTGTACATACAGGTGTCTTAGTAGTATACATGAATACACATGAATTCTCAGATATCATTGAGACAGATATCAATACCATTATACTTCAGTCATATGTATTTAGTGATATGTACTTGACACGTAATCAAACTAAAGACCACGCTGACAAAGATACAGTGATATAAATAGTGTCATATTTACAGACTACTAAAGACACACTACAGACTTACACAGCACTGTTTACAGTTGAGGACATGTAagataacattaacatttattttaattgcACTGaattaatttataaaacaaacaaattattgaaataTCTTTGGACACAATGTTTTACCTACCTCAGAATGTTTTAGGTGCACATTTGAAGGACAGTCTGGGGGACAGTTAATGAGCTTTTTAACGTCAAGTGCTTCCCTTGAATCACAAAGAGAACAAAAGCTAAACACATTCCCAACTACAAAATACTCACATATAACTTAtgcaaaaaaatcaataatAAACAGAAAAATTCAAGTTCACACATAACTCGCACACATTATGGTTTTAAAAATAATGAACTGTAATATTCTGAGATTTGTCATTTCTCCCTGCATAGTTCTAAAATGGCTTCCAAAGTCAATGtatctttatttttattttttattttcagctaacattacTGAATGTATGGTACCTGGTTTCCATCAGGTTAACCTAACATTTTAAATATGGGCATGTAGTTAATATGAAGCCTGAGTAATATTGCCAACACCATATAAGAACATATGGAATAGATCAAGTACTAAATAAAtggacaaataaataaataaataaacttaacAAATAAACCAAGTCTAAAGGAAGACGTTTCAgtaaatactctctctctctctttttatctttaTTATTCGTGCTCTCACTCTATTTTCCCTTTCTGTCTTGTTCACAcgactctcacatacactactggTGTCCCTTCACATCTTCTGAATcaaaagcaagtgtgtgtgtgtgtgtgtgtgtgtatgtgtgtgtgccatctgGTGGAATTTAAACAGCACTGGCTTCCATCAGCAACGAACACCATTAGACCTCTGGGATAGAGTGATCCATTAGGGACTTCACAATACTGGTGGACATCCTGagtgaaagaaaggaaagacCGAGAAAAAAAGAATGAGGAAGGCCTTAACATGAGGAGCACTCTGATTGCTTAGCAAAATCCCACAAATGCTTAACGCACCTCTTCATCATGTGCTCATATATGACTAATGGCATCACAGTAACTGTGACAACGCTTCCTGATGAATTCAAGATGTCAGAGACTTGAGAGTCCTAaaggacagagatggagaaatgACATCCAGTGGACAACAGATATTcagacacagtgagagagagagagagagagagagagagagagagagactgacactgACCTTGAGGCCAATGACATTTTGTCCATTGATCTCACAAATTTGTTGGTCGGTAAGGAGACCATTTCTCGCAGCAGAGCTGTCCTTCACTATGGCAGTGATACGACTCTTTTTAAATAAAAACCCTAGTTGGCCATTCAGGTCCTTATGAAGGGTAACTGAGCGCTCCAGAGGCCTgtgcaaggacacacacacacacgtaaatatACCACTCTATGACAGAAAAAATGATTAACCTGTGTGTATGCAAACACTTGCATGTTAGTGTTATCTTTCCAGGGCTCTACCTGTCTCGAACAGCAAGCGTGATCCTCTCTGCGTTAGCATTCTTTAGCGCTTTGTGAGCTTTGTCGCTATTCCACCCGGCACAGGACTCTCCATTAATCTGCAGCAACTGATCTCCAAAACGCAAACCTGCCAGTGCTGCCGGCGTGTTGGCCTGCACAAGCTGTACAAAAACACCCTGaaatatgcagacacacatttaCTGAGTAAAATACACTTAATCATATGCTGAAACACATGGACAGTAAATGTGCatttggatttgtgtgtgtctgtgtgtgtgtgtgtgtgtgctttagcgtgtgcatgtgtgtgattcagTGAAGCAATATTAGAGGGATATCAGTGTGATGTGTGACAGTGTTCATGAGCAGTCTGTGCATGGCGAATCTTACATTATCTATAGCTTTCAAACGGAGGCCAATCTTGCCGTCATTGTCTTTGCACAGTACCACTTCTCTCACACCCTGCCGGATCTCTGCTCGACGGATGCCTACGTCACCCCCTGTTATAGGAGCACTCGCCCAGACTGGACCAGATGACATGACACTCACAACCTATGGAACAGAGCACATCCATACagttatgcaaacacacatacactctctctctctctctctctctctctctctctctctctctttctctctgaggcacacacacacatgcacacacagaaattcCACATGTGCATATGCTCCACACCTTGGACCCTTACCCCACTAGACTGGTccgaggaggggagagagaggacctGCTGCAAAGCATCTTCACTCAAATTCAAGCCCATAAATTCACTCAACTCAGGATACAACCTTGGGTAAAGTCCTTTACAACACAGATAAATTAGTGCATAAGGGGGTGGGGGAAATATAATTAATTCAGCCAATAGTTAAGTGACATTTTATATAATCACACACCTTCAGGAACTGTGTCCCCAAACCCAATGGCCTTCTCCTCCTGGGCGGGGCCTGGCTCTGGTAAAGCTATTGCTCTGGAGGGGCTCGCGGAGAGCGCATTTTGCGCCTGCGCAATGTCCTGTAAAACCATCACAACAGTACATAATATGAAAATGGTTTGCAATGAGCCCAAGATCTCTGGCGCAGAGGAAAAAGCACAAACTAGTGCATTATTGATATCACAGTTAAGACACAGACCTGCATGAATTTATCCACCTTCATGTCCTCAAGTGACGGATACAATGACATCGTTTCGGGTTTCTGACTGTGCTCCGATTACCTGAAGGATACGAGCAACACCGTTCTGCACGGATAAGAGCAGGCTTTAAATTTGGACATAGACATAGTAAGATATATCTATATACACTTCACGTAGCCTACTACACATGAAACCCTAGCCATATAttattttgtaaatgtataacaaatgtaggctatgtaacAAATGTGCTGGTGAGAGCCGCATATCTGACGTAAGCAAAGCCGTGTGCTCCATTGTATTGCTTTACATTGCAGATGTAACCTTAGAGCAAGGGGGGCAGAGCATCAGAGATGCAAAAGCAGAACtttataataaatatatacGATGTGAACGATTGGGCGTCCATTGAATACCCGACGTGCTAGAACAACACAGAGCGCTTTAATGTGGGATAGTTTCAGCCTATGCCTACCATATTATCCTATATTAGCCTATACCCATTAAGCCTCAACGGCCACAGCTACTCTACAGCCTGAGAATAACCAACTAATCTAGAACATTATCTGAGATGCTCAGGCGGAACATAATGTTAGGCTACCTGACAAACTGGGCTCTTGGACCTCATCCAACCAACCTACCTTCTTGTCGCAAATTGCGGTTTTGGTAGGCTATGTCCTTCTGGCAGGGGGGGTTAACGCAGACACCGCTGTATCTTGGATTTGGTGCAGTCGACTTGTCCGGTCCAATTGTTGCTGTGGTGACGGGCCGCGCACCTCAGCGACTTTGTTGTTAAAGCCCAAATGTAGAGCACGCGGTGTCAAATGCGGATGGCAACCACTTGCTACAGTGCGCGTGCGCCCTCTATACGAACTGCCGGTGTGATGTCTCTGTTTTATGCATGTTAATTGTCAAATtattaaataaaatgaaatttcaTATAGAAAATATTATCATGGCTAAGTTCAGGTAATCTTAGTATTTAACATGTAATAGGCCATCAGGGTCTCTCATgaattctctttctcttttacgAGTTCCCTCATTAGGTCTTTCTAGGTCCATTCCACTGGGCTGTTATGAGCTCGCTGGGATTCGTCTGTAAATAGAAATAGATTCGCCCAGAGAGTTCTTCAGCAGAGTTGCCGTTGACAAGACGTTGTTAAagcaataaatagctaaataaatgtggggaaaataaatatagTAGGTCTACATAGAGTACATAGTACAGTACTGGcacattttaaattgttttcCAACAAAATATACAATAAttaaaaatagcctacatgcttTTATTCTCTGCAGGCGgcaggcctacatgttttccaTAGTtgaacacacaatgcacacaaatAAAAGCTGAAGCGGCACAACATTAGTCTCAAGCCAGTACTGACTTGTGCATTTCCTAGCATAAACTCACCCAGAAATGTTTTAACCATCATTGttgattattttaaaatatgaaatGCTAATGCTGATATTTGTCTCCTCCACCCTCATATTTTTCATGGTTGGTCCCTCGAACATTTAGGCTACGCTTAAACTACATCTATCTTGCACCACATGAACAAGAattcaacacatactgtatacaattTTATACATTTCTCATCTAAACTGAATCCTGTATGACAGAAACACTATTCAATTTATAATACTTCTGTTGCTTATAATACTTCTGTTACTTCACAATCACAGAACCAGGCTCTGGGAATTCATCCGTTATTACTCTAGCATTCAACACTTCCATGGAGTAATTGCCACAATGTGCCACAACACAGTGTGTACAAAACAAGACAGAAATCCCAAAACAGGACCAATGACAGaaatatgccaaaaaaagtATAACAATATCAGCTGCTGCATTAAGAAAGCTTTGCCTAATTTTCTCATTTTAATTTCAATATTCTCCAACGCTTCCCACTTCTCTTACTGCACACTTTACATGATACTCTGCATTACGCaactctttttcctctctgctgtctttctctcagtatatttccctcacgggatcaaaagagtatttatacttactaTACCTCTTAGTGCTACTCTGTCATTTCAACTGTCCCATTACTA contains these protein-coding regions:
- the LOC121688610 gene encoding syntenin-1 — protein: MSLYPSLEDMKVDKFMQDIAQAQNALSASPSRAIALPEPGPAQEEKAIGFGDTVPEGLYPRLYPELSEFMGLNLSEDALQQVLSLPSSDQSSGVVSVMSSGPVWASAPITGGDVGIRRAEIRQGVREVVLCKDNDGKIGLRLKAIDNGVFVQLVQANTPAALAGLRFGDQLLQINGESCAGWNSDKAHKALKNANAERITLAVRDRPLERSVTLHKDLNGQLGFLFKKSRITAIVKDSSAARNGLLTDQQICEINGQNVIGLKDSQVSDILNSSGSVVTVTVMPLVIYEHMMKRMSTSIVKSLMDHSIPEV